The Pseudoalteromonas translucida KMM 520 genome has a window encoding:
- a CDS encoding DUF4097 family beta strand repeat-containing protein, with product MKAILLGLSLFPLAVLAGEKIDKQIEVANGGTIYIENQRGDINITGWDKSEFKVSGELDDKADGYELKTSGDKTQFIVNMPRNTGWGNSGDGSKLTIFMPKSSALEFAGVNVSVIAKELQNSAKIDVVNGEISASNLAGNIKLTSVNGDVKAQNLSGNIAFETVNGEINDKNSSGKLRFSAVNGYIKSNSTASDVRLENVNGDIDFTLSSIKNLRINTVNGEAEVHIKELLKGADVRFESVSGDGEFYFAADVSAKFEIEAHANGKIINEVTSDKVSKAKYGPASSLKFSINGGNANVEMNTISGRLELHTK from the coding sequence ATGAAAGCGATTTTACTAGGGTTGAGCTTATTTCCACTGGCGGTATTGGCGGGTGAAAAAATAGATAAGCAAATAGAGGTGGCCAATGGCGGCACTATTTATATTGAAAACCAACGCGGTGATATAAACATAACGGGCTGGGATAAAAGCGAATTTAAAGTATCGGGCGAACTTGACGACAAAGCCGATGGCTATGAGCTTAAAACCAGTGGTGATAAAACCCAGTTTATTGTAAACATGCCACGTAATACGGGGTGGGGTAACAGTGGTGATGGTTCAAAGTTAACTATATTTATGCCCAAAAGTAGCGCGCTTGAGTTTGCTGGTGTGAATGTATCTGTAATTGCAAAAGAGCTACAAAACAGTGCAAAAATAGATGTGGTTAATGGTGAGATAAGCGCAAGTAATTTAGCGGGCAATATTAAACTTACCAGTGTTAATGGCGATGTAAAGGCACAGAACCTAAGTGGTAATATTGCATTTGAAACCGTAAATGGCGAAATTAACGATAAAAACTCAAGCGGGAAGTTGCGTTTTAGCGCCGTAAATGGCTATATTAAATCAAATTCAACAGCAAGCGATGTACGCCTGGAAAACGTAAATGGCGATATAGATTTTACTTTATCGAGCATTAAAAATTTACGAATTAATACCGTTAATGGTGAGGCCGAAGTACATATTAAAGAGTTGTTAAAGGGTGCAGATGTTCGTTTTGAGTCGGTAAGTGGCGATGGCGAATTTTACTTTGCGGCAGATGTATCGGCTAAGTTTGAAATTGAAGCGCATGCGAATGGCAAAATAATTAATGAAGTGACTAGCGATAAAGTCAGTAAAGCTAAATATGGCCCTGCCAGTAGTTTAAAATTTAGTATTAATGGCGGTAATGCTAACGTTGAAATGAATACAATTAGCGGGCGACTCGAACTTCATACTAAATAA
- the priB gene encoding primosomal replication protein N encodes MVSPFMNQLVLSGVVCKTPKLSQSPAGIPHCIFVIEHKSMQTEADLNRNSYVRLQVVASGKQMQQQTQHLHVGQALQVSGFLNRHEGRNGLSQLVLHAQHIERII; translated from the coding sequence ATGGTTAGCCCTTTTATGAATCAACTGGTTTTATCTGGGGTAGTTTGTAAAACTCCCAAGTTAAGCCAAAGTCCTGCTGGTATACCGCATTGTATTTTTGTTATTGAACATAAATCAATGCAAACAGAAGCAGATCTTAACCGTAATAGTTACGTTCGGCTTCAAGTGGTTGCCAGTGGAAAACAAATGCAACAACAGACTCAACATTTGCACGTTGGGCAGGCATTGCAAGTGAGTGGTTTTTTAAATCGCCACGAAGGTCGTAACGGCCTTAGCCAATTGGTTTTGCATGCTCAGCATATCGAAAGAATTATTTGA
- a CDS encoding outer membrane protein transport protein, producing MKFTKTLIAASLVLVSADSFAAAFQLSEQNASGLGRAYAGEASIADDASVVARNPALMSLFKEKQISVAGIAVLPDVSLKGTDTNNGMDPSVLNNDSIAPNAIVPAGYFTMPVNDKVSVGFGAFSNFGLATEFNGDYAAGQIAGETEIVTVNLNASVAYKVTEQFSFGIGLNYIYADATIIRKFGASPTPIPASTDAVHLEGDDTGLGLNLGLMYQLDENSRFGFNYRSETDITFEGTFSSELPAALGGTEGASIPGSVEITLPAIAEFSGSHQLDEKLGLHYSVMWTGWSSFDKLEADIGAPIPAFTKEENYSDSMRYAIGSDYQYSENLLLRAGVAFDESPADKNHMSISIPDTDRFWFSFGGNYAIDQHSDFDLGVSVLRGKTQNFTETDKLGQQWSFESKGHAVLVGAQYNYRF from the coding sequence ATGAAATTTACTAAAACTCTAATCGCCGCGTCGCTGGTACTTGTTTCAGCAGATAGTTTTGCTGCAGCATTTCAGTTATCTGAGCAAAATGCCTCAGGACTCGGTCGCGCCTATGCAGGTGAAGCTTCAATCGCAGACGATGCGTCTGTAGTAGCTCGTAACCCAGCATTAATGTCACTATTTAAAGAAAAACAAATATCAGTGGCGGGTATTGCTGTACTTCCTGATGTAAGCTTAAAAGGTACTGATACAAATAACGGTATGGATCCAAGCGTACTAAATAATGACAGCATCGCTCCTAATGCAATTGTACCTGCGGGTTACTTTACCATGCCAGTTAACGATAAAGTGTCTGTTGGCTTTGGTGCATTTTCTAACTTTGGCTTAGCCACAGAATTTAATGGTGACTATGCTGCAGGTCAAATCGCCGGTGAAACTGAAATTGTAACGGTTAACTTAAATGCCAGTGTTGCTTATAAAGTAACAGAGCAATTTAGCTTTGGTATTGGCTTAAACTATATTTATGCAGATGCAACGATAATTCGTAAGTTTGGCGCATCACCAACACCAATTCCAGCTTCAACTGATGCAGTTCACTTAGAAGGTGACGATACTGGTTTAGGTTTAAATTTAGGCTTAATGTATCAACTTGATGAAAACAGCCGCTTTGGTTTTAACTACCGCAGCGAAACCGATATTACTTTTGAGGGAACTTTCTCAAGCGAATTACCAGCAGCATTAGGTGGTACAGAAGGTGCGTCAATTCCTGGTAGTGTTGAAATTACGTTACCAGCTATTGCTGAATTTTCTGGTTCGCACCAGTTAGATGAAAAGCTTGGTTTACACTACAGTGTAATGTGGACAGGTTGGAGTAGCTTTGACAAGCTAGAAGCTGATATAGGTGCTCCAATTCCTGCATTTACAAAAGAAGAAAACTACTCAGATTCTATGCGTTACGCAATTGGCTCTGATTACCAATACAGTGAAAACCTATTATTACGTGCCGGTGTTGCGTTTGATGAGTCGCCAGCTGATAAAAACCATATGTCGATTTCTATCCCAGATACAGACCGTTTTTGGTTTTCGTTTGGTGGTAACTATGCAATTGATCAGCATTCAGACTTTGATTTAGGTGTGAGTGTACTACGCGGTAAAACACAGAACTTTACAGAAACTGATAAGCTTGGTCAGCAGTGGTCTTTTGAATCAAAAGGTCATGCTGTATTAGTTGGCGCACAGTACAACTATAGATTTTAA
- the rpsF gene encoding 30S ribosomal protein S6 → MRHYEIVFMVHPDQSEQVTGMIERYTGSITEAGGVIHRLEDWGRRQLAYPINKLHKAHYVLMNVEAPTEVISELETTFRYNDAVLRNLVMRTKNAVTEASPLVREEKKEAPAA, encoded by the coding sequence ATGCGTCATTACGAAATCGTATTCATGGTTCACCCTGATCAGAGTGAGCAAGTAACTGGTATGATCGAACGCTATACTGGTTCTATCACTGAAGCTGGTGGTGTTATCCACCGTCTTGAAGACTGGGGCCGTCGTCAACTGGCTTACCCAATCAACAAGCTTCATAAAGCTCATTATGTTCTTATGAACGTTGAAGCACCAACTGAAGTAATCAGCGAGCTAGAAACTACTTTCCGCTACAACGATGCAGTGCTTCGTAACTTAGTTATGCGTACTAAAAACGCGGTAACTGAAGCGTCTCCTCTTGTAAGAGAAGAGAAGAAAGAAGCACCAGCTGCTTAA
- the rpsR gene encoding 30S ribosomal protein S18, with product MARYFRRRKFCRFKAEGVQQIDYKDLATLRNYVTESGKIVPSRITGTSAKYQRQLATAIKRARYLALLPYTDLHK from the coding sequence ATGGCACGTTATTTCAGACGTCGTAAGTTTTGCCGCTTTAAAGCGGAAGGCGTACAACAAATCGATTACAAAGATCTAGCTACTCTTAGAAACTATGTTACAGAAAGTGGCAAAATCGTACCTAGCCGTATCACAGGTACTAGCGCTAAATACCAGCGCCAGCTAGCAACTGCTATTAAGCGTGCTCGCTACTTAGCCCTTCTTCCATACACTGACTTACATAAGTAA
- a CDS encoding HD-GYP domain-containing protein, with translation MLITLPISELVPGMFVDNVTKQHESISSIKIKTSGLVRDKSIIKRLVTEGVLELLIDFTKSDVEIPAKYKPQNKAKVASSQEKPAKAAVAISVEQEFAKASVSYEQHNRKIQALYGDLTAGLTLNLNVLDEIAGEIVASVFRNPNAMTILTRLKDKHSYNWRHMINCAIFAAVFAKYLGYEESTVQQLAMGALLHDLGQAKVPQGILSKQTKVTNNEFAAIKKHVVQSLGLVKGEKGIASLMMDMIVNHHERLDGSGYPRGISADKLSRPARIMAIVDVYDAITADRPHQNGDEPINALRYLLANKQLFDAELVQLFIKCLGVHPVGTIVKLTNERLALVLEGNNLNPIKPKVKLFYNAKHGHHVTPKDIDLSEASEKLKIIASVKPLDYQINLSRLLKEHLLL, from the coding sequence ATGCTTATCACTTTACCTATATCTGAGCTTGTCCCTGGCATGTTTGTTGACAATGTTACCAAGCAGCATGAAAGCATTAGTAGTATAAAAATCAAAACCAGTGGACTAGTGCGTGATAAGTCAATAATTAAGCGTTTAGTAACAGAAGGGGTGCTAGAGCTACTAATTGATTTTACTAAGAGTGATGTTGAGATACCCGCCAAATACAAACCACAAAATAAAGCTAAAGTAGCTAGCAGCCAAGAAAAGCCAGCTAAAGCTGCTGTCGCTATATCGGTAGAGCAAGAGTTTGCAAAAGCGAGCGTAAGCTATGAGCAGCATAATCGCAAAATACAGGCTTTATATGGTGACTTAACAGCAGGGCTCACGCTTAATTTAAATGTATTAGATGAAATTGCCGGTGAAATAGTGGCATCGGTATTTAGAAACCCCAATGCAATGACCATTCTTACCCGCCTTAAAGACAAACACAGCTATAATTGGCGTCATATGATCAACTGCGCCATTTTTGCAGCAGTATTTGCTAAATACTTAGGCTATGAAGAGTCTACTGTGCAGCAGCTTGCAATGGGGGCATTGCTGCATGATTTAGGTCAGGCAAAAGTGCCGCAGGGTATATTATCAAAGCAGACTAAAGTAACTAATAATGAGTTTGCTGCAATAAAAAAACATGTTGTACAAAGTTTAGGTTTAGTTAAAGGCGAAAAAGGAATAGCGTCATTAATGATGGACATGATAGTAAACCATCACGAACGGTTAGATGGTTCTGGCTACCCACGTGGTATAAGTGCTGATAAGCTAAGTCGTCCTGCTCGTATAATGGCAATTGTAGATGTATACGACGCGATAACAGCAGATAGGCCTCATCAAAATGGTGACGAGCCAATTAATGCACTGCGTTATTTACTTGCCAATAAGCAGCTGTTTGATGCTGAATTAGTGCAGCTATTTATTAAGTGCTTGGGAGTACACCCGGTAGGCACTATTGTAAAGCTGACCAATGAACGCTTAGCATTAGTACTTGAAGGAAATAACCTTAACCCAATTAAACCTAAGGTTAAGTTATTTTATAATGCGAAACATGGCCATCATGTTACGCCAAAAGATATTGATTTGAGTGAAGCTAGTGAAAAACTTAAAATTATTGCCAGTGTTAAACCCCTTGATTATCAGATTAACTTGTCTCGTTTATTAAAAGAGCATTTACTTTTATAG
- a CDS encoding Rho-binding antiterminator, whose product MTYLPIKCGDYDQLELYCMRANKVTITLDTQTLVGVAKTLENIKGEGEFLVLQEPTNKIIKIRLDKIKTISLA is encoded by the coding sequence ATGACTTATCTACCAATTAAATGTGGCGACTACGATCAGCTTGAGCTTTATTGCATGCGTGCAAATAAAGTGACTATCACATTAGATACCCAAACCTTAGTGGGTGTTGCTAAAACCTTAGAGAACATTAAAGGCGAAGGCGAGTTTTTGGTGCTGCAAGAGCCAACAAACAAAATAATAAAAATACGGCTAGATAAAATTAAAACGATTTCACTCGCTTAG
- the pnuC gene encoding nicotinamide riboside transporter PnuC, translating into MDFLTQTLSGFTAMSHWEYIAVGLSMAYLLLAIKESLWCWPAAFFSTLIYTIMYWNGALLMESLLHFYYMYMAVFGWLVWRKGKASNDSLSITSWSMNRHIILIIVTSIVALAIGYFMKNYTHADFAYLDSFTTCFAVVTTYLVAKKVLENWLYWIVIDAASMYLYYEKGYYPTLALFIFYTIVAAWGFKTWYEEYEQKQAKPIAQL; encoded by the coding sequence ATGGACTTTTTAACACAAACCTTAAGCGGTTTTACAGCAATGTCGCATTGGGAATATATTGCAGTGGGGCTGTCTATGGCTTATTTATTATTAGCAATAAAAGAGAGTTTATGGTGTTGGCCAGCCGCTTTTTTTAGCACCCTTATTTATACTATTATGTATTGGAATGGTGCATTGTTAATGGAGTCATTACTGCATTTTTATTATATGTATATGGCGGTGTTTGGTTGGCTAGTGTGGCGTAAAGGCAAAGCTAGCAACGATAGTTTAAGCATTACCTCATGGTCAATGAATCGTCATATAATATTGATAATAGTGACCAGCATAGTTGCTCTTGCCATTGGTTACTTTATGAAAAATTACACCCATGCAGACTTTGCTTACCTTGATAGCTTTACAACCTGTTTTGCGGTAGTTACCACTTATTTAGTGGCAAAAAAAGTACTCGAAAATTGGCTGTATTGGATTGTAATAGATGCCGCGTCTATGTATTTATATTACGAAAAAGGCTACTACCCAACGCTCGCGCTCTTTATTTTTTACACCATAGTGGCTGCGTGGGGATTTAAAACCTGGTACGAAGAGTACGAGCAAAAACAAGCTAAACCGATAGCGCAGTTATAA
- a CDS encoding phosphotransferase gives MQSISNIINGFNAQLTLLSSERLHSGLSNDNFLVRAALNNQQYAYLLKSYRDHWPTLGLAAQARFAQQQLCPKPLWLDKANRLAIFEYIEGDTAQSNCTPELIKKLVGLHCHNVVSEAMNIKQELDFYQHTALYQRYSQTVDVAVAQIAKLPRDEGFCHNDLVKENIIENPQGMFLIDFEYAQTNDVYFDLAAIAVSFELNREGKQQLLKTYQQQLPLSQRFYCCINKLEYYQIVLLVLCICWYSARSINEKVMPLCAQLDALIALQH, from the coding sequence ATGCAGTCAATTAGCAATATTATCAACGGGTTTAATGCACAATTAACACTACTTAGTAGTGAGCGATTACATAGTGGTTTAAGCAATGACAACTTTTTAGTGCGCGCTGCACTAAATAATCAACAGTATGCTTATTTATTAAAAAGTTACCGCGATCACTGGCCAACATTAGGCTTAGCTGCACAAGCTCGATTTGCGCAGCAGCAACTGTGCCCTAAACCACTTTGGTTAGACAAAGCTAACAGGCTCGCTATTTTTGAATACATAGAAGGCGACACAGCCCAAAGCAATTGTACCCCTGAGCTAATTAAAAAGTTGGTTGGTTTACATTGTCATAATGTAGTTAGCGAGGCGATGAATATAAAGCAAGAGCTGGATTTTTATCAACATACAGCATTATATCAACGATATAGCCAAACTGTAGATGTGGCGGTAGCACAAATAGCAAAACTACCACGTGATGAAGGGTTTTGTCATAATGACTTAGTAAAAGAAAACATCATAGAAAACCCGCAGGGCATGTTTTTAATCGACTTTGAGTACGCACAAACCAACGACGTTTACTTTGATTTAGCCGCAATAGCTGTAAGCTTTGAACTAAACAGGGAGGGTAAGCAACAGTTACTTAAAACGTATCAACAGCAGTTACCGCTTTCGCAACGCTTTTACTGCTGTATTAATAAGCTAGAGTATTATCAAATAGTGCTTTTAGTACTATGTATTTGCTGGTATAGCGCTCGCTCAATAAATGAAAAAGTGATGCCCCTGTGCGCGCAATTAGACGCATTGATAGCGCTGCAACATTAA
- the rplI gene encoding 50S ribosomal protein L9 codes for MQVILLDKIANLGGLGDQVVVKSGFARNFLFPQGKAVPATKANIETFDVRRAELEAKIADQLVAAQARADKLEALAEVTLVSKAGDEGKLFGSIGTRDIADAISAVGVEVAKSEVRLPLGTIRETGEFDVSIAVHSEVTATIKVIVIAEA; via the coding sequence ATGCAAGTTATTCTACTAGATAAGATCGCTAACCTAGGTGGCCTAGGTGACCAGGTTGTTGTTAAATCTGGCTTCGCACGTAACTTCCTTTTCCCGCAAGGTAAGGCAGTTCCTGCAACTAAAGCAAACATTGAAACATTTGATGTTCGTCGCGCAGAACTTGAAGCGAAAATCGCTGATCAGTTAGTTGCTGCACAAGCACGCGCTGACAAACTTGAAGCATTAGCAGAAGTTACATTAGTATCTAAAGCTGGTGACGAAGGTAAATTATTTGGTTCAATCGGTACTCGTGACATCGCTGACGCTATCTCAGCTGTTGGTGTTGAAGTTGCTAAGTCTGAAGTTCGTCTACCTCTAGGTACTATCCGTGAGACTGGCGAATTTGACGTATCAATCGCAGTACATTCAGAAGTAACGGCTACTATTAAAGTAATCGTTATTGCTGAAGCTTAA
- a CDS encoding RNA polymerase sigma factor — protein sequence MLHVKPEQSQLCEAALIKRVKSGDQAAYALLYELHIKRVYGLCLRLLADQSHAEDAAQEVFVQVWHKIAQFDGRSQFSTWLYSVASNVAINYLRKQKNWLQKVVSIEHSGMDEQSANDCKGLNGLDKLIVRLPERARMVFVLFAIEGYRHEEIAEQLGMAVGSSKSQYHRARQLLQEWYENE from the coding sequence ATGTTACACGTTAAACCCGAACAGTCGCAATTGTGCGAAGCAGCACTCATTAAGCGTGTTAAGTCGGGGGATCAAGCTGCATACGCACTACTTTATGAACTACACATAAAGCGGGTATACGGGCTATGTTTACGTTTATTAGCTGATCAGTCGCATGCTGAGGATGCAGCTCAAGAAGTGTTTGTACAGGTGTGGCATAAAATAGCGCAGTTTGATGGGCGCTCGCAGTTCTCTACTTGGCTTTACAGCGTAGCGAGTAATGTTGCTATTAATTACTTACGCAAACAAAAAAATTGGCTGCAAAAAGTAGTGAGTATTGAGCACAGCGGGATGGATGAGCAATCAGCTAACGACTGTAAAGGTTTAAATGGCCTAGATAAATTAATAGTAAGGCTTCCTGAGCGAGCACGTATGGTATTTGTGCTGTTTGCCATTGAAGGTTACAGGCACGAGGAAATAGCTGAGCAATTAGGTATGGCTGTTGGCTCAAGTAAGTCGCAATATCATCGTGCTAGGCAGTTATTACAAGAGTGGTATGAAAATGAGTAA
- the dnaB gene encoding replicative DNA helicase, producing the protein MAKRDKQVDTLKVPPHSIEAEQSVLGGLMLDNQAFDRVAELVVSQDFYTRTHKLIFEAMTTLAEIGDPIDLITISESLEKNNKLAGIGGFAYLAEIAKNTPSAANIDAYASIVRERAVVREMIGVANEIAEAGFNTEGRTSHDLLDFAESKVFKIAEQRTKNNEGPQSIHSILEKTVDKIEELYQSPQDGVTGVSTGYADLDKMTTGLQPSDLIIVAARPSMGKTTFAMNLAEHAAMTQDKPVLIYSLEMPSEQIMMRMLASLGRINQTKVRTGQLDDDDWARLSSTMGLLMEKGKMYVDDASGLTPTDVRSRARRIARDHGGISMIMVDYLQLMRVPSLADNRTLEIAEISRSLKALAKELKCPVVALSQLNRTLEQRADKRPINSDLRESGSIEQDADLIMFIYRDEVYNEDSTDKGIAEIIIGKQRNGPIGKVRLTFQGQFSRFDNYAGPAVDDDY; encoded by the coding sequence ATGGCCAAACGAGATAAGCAAGTCGATACCCTTAAAGTTCCTCCCCATTCAATAGAAGCAGAACAATCTGTTTTAGGTGGCTTAATGCTTGATAACCAAGCATTTGACCGCGTAGCAGAGCTTGTTGTATCACAGGATTTTTATACCCGCACGCATAAGCTTATTTTTGAAGCGATGACAACGCTTGCTGAAATTGGCGATCCGATCGATTTAATTACTATTTCAGAGAGCCTAGAAAAAAATAATAAATTAGCAGGAATTGGTGGTTTTGCTTATTTAGCCGAAATCGCTAAAAACACCCCAAGTGCAGCTAACATTGACGCTTACGCAAGTATTGTGCGCGAACGTGCTGTGGTACGTGAAATGATTGGTGTAGCGAATGAAATTGCCGAAGCAGGTTTTAATACCGAAGGGCGCACCAGCCACGATTTACTCGACTTTGCTGAGAGTAAAGTATTTAAAATTGCTGAGCAACGCACAAAAAATAATGAAGGCCCGCAAAGCATTCATAGCATCCTCGAAAAAACAGTTGATAAAATAGAAGAGCTTTATCAATCACCACAAGATGGTGTAACCGGTGTGAGTACCGGCTATGCCGACCTTGATAAAATGACTACAGGCTTACAGCCATCTGACTTAATTATTGTTGCAGCGCGTCCTTCAATGGGTAAAACCACTTTTGCGATGAACCTTGCAGAACATGCAGCAATGACCCAAGACAAGCCGGTATTAATTTACTCACTAGAGATGCCTTCTGAACAAATTATGATGAGGATGTTGGCGTCTCTTGGGCGTATTAACCAAACTAAGGTACGTACTGGTCAGTTAGATGATGACGATTGGGCACGACTTTCATCAACCATGGGTTTGTTGATGGAAAAAGGCAAAATGTACGTTGATGATGCCTCGGGTTTAACACCTACCGATGTACGCTCTCGTGCACGACGTATTGCCCGCGATCATGGCGGTATTAGTATGATCATGGTCGATTACTTGCAATTAATGCGTGTACCTAGCCTTGCTGATAACCGAACGCTTGAAATTGCCGAAATTTCGCGTTCACTTAAAGCATTAGCAAAAGAGCTAAAATGCCCGGTTGTTGCACTTTCGCAGCTAAACCGTACGCTTGAGCAACGTGCCGATAAACGCCCAATTAACTCAGATTTACGTGAGTCAGGCTCTATTGAGCAAGATGCCGATTTAATCATGTTTATTTACCGTGATGAAGTGTACAACGAAGACAGTACCGATAAAGGTATTGCCGAAATAATTATAGGTAAGCAACGTAACGGCCCTATTGGTAAAGTACGTTTAACCTTCCAAGGTCAATTTTCTCGCTTTGATAATTATGCGGGGCCAGCAGTAGATGACGATTATTAA
- the alr gene encoding alanine racemase: MRLAIAEINLTALAHNLAQVKSFAPNSKVMAVLKANAYGHGLVTIAQHLNDADAFAVARIDEALALRAGGLTKPIVLLEGFFDEADLPILLANNFQTIIHDENQLAALENAQLEAPINCWLKINTGMHRLGIAPEQFDEFYNRLQKTANANNTVNLMTHFSCADDVDSSKTMQQIALFNRLAENVEQAHCLSNSAGILAWPSGHGDWVRPGLMLYGVSPMANTTGKTYQLEPVMRLTTKVIAVRNVAAHEAVGYSGRWQSDKPTQLAVVAMGYGDGYPRHARAGTPVIINKQRYGIVGSVAMDMITLDIGNNTHNIKVGDEVTMWGPELPVEEIAQCADTIPYELLCNITPRVSYQYQR; the protein is encoded by the coding sequence ATGCGCCTAGCTATAGCCGAAATTAACTTAACAGCACTTGCGCATAATCTTGCGCAAGTTAAGAGCTTTGCGCCTAATAGCAAAGTAATGGCCGTGCTAAAAGCCAACGCTTACGGGCATGGCTTAGTTACCATAGCGCAGCACTTAAACGATGCCGATGCATTTGCTGTGGCACGTATAGATGAAGCGCTGGCATTGCGTGCTGGCGGTTTAACTAAACCAATTGTATTGTTAGAAGGCTTTTTTGATGAAGCCGATTTACCCATTTTATTAGCTAATAATTTTCAAACCATTATTCATGACGAAAACCAATTAGCGGCACTGGAAAATGCGCAGCTTGAGGCTCCTATAAACTGCTGGTTAAAAATAAATACCGGCATGCACCGATTAGGTATTGCACCAGAGCAATTTGATGAGTTTTATAATCGCTTACAAAAAACAGCCAATGCGAATAATACGGTTAATTTAATGACCCACTTTTCGTGCGCGGATGATGTTGACAGCAGTAAAACAATGCAACAAATAGCCTTGTTTAATCGCTTGGCAGAAAACGTTGAACAGGCACATTGCTTATCAAACTCTGCCGGTATTTTAGCTTGGCCAAGTGGCCACGGTGATTGGGTGCGCCCAGGATTAATGCTTTATGGTGTATCGCCTATGGCAAATACCACAGGTAAAACGTACCAATTAGAGCCAGTTATGCGCTTAACCACAAAAGTAATTGCAGTACGTAATGTAGCTGCCCATGAAGCGGTGGGTTACAGCGGGCGTTGGCAAAGTGATAAGCCAACCCAATTAGCGGTTGTTGCTATGGGCTATGGTGATGGTTATCCGCGCCATGCGAGAGCGGGCACTCCGGTAATAATAAATAAGCAGCGTTATGGTATTGTAGGTAGCGTAGCTATGGATATGATCACCTTAGATATAGGCAATAATACACATAATATTAAAGTAGGTGACGAGGTAACTATGTGGGGACCTGAGCTACCAGTAGAAGAAATAGCCCAGTGCGCCGATACTATACCTTACGAGTTATTGTGTAATATTACACCAAGGGTAAGCTATCAGTATCAGCGTTAA
- a CDS encoding DUF2960 domain-containing protein — MARRITYTFKNQPREINFAKDKYHDMYQAIAAAEGIDLTNYLSMVQQIEMTSKGSASVRNFRDQEFARMGFSDIYFIKE, encoded by the coding sequence ATGGCACGCAGAATAACCTATACATTTAAAAACCAACCGCGCGAAATTAATTTCGCTAAAGATAAATACCACGACATGTATCAGGCAATTGCCGCCGCTGAAGGTATCGATCTTACTAATTACTTATCTATGGTACAGCAAATCGAAATGACTTCGAAAGGCTCAGCGTCGGTGCGTAACTTTCGCGATCAAGAGTTTGCCCGTATGGGCTTTAGCGATATTTACTTTATAAAAGAGTAA